A genomic window from Populus nigra chromosome 7, ddPopNigr1.1, whole genome shotgun sequence includes:
- the LOC133698281 gene encoding pto-interacting protein 1-like has translation MWLFGFSTKHPRNMWIIGAISLVILVITALRRYFMHLDHKKTSDDGDHRCSTAVQVTGRVVEQEAVVTKWCPGFIRTYALEELKMATRDFRIRIGVGATSFVYLADLGDGRFGAVKRVMEDRGGSKKIFLDEVSVLLRISHPNLARLMGFCLEKGEQLLLLEYVPNKTLFDRIHTYHGQSSGILSWSSRLRIALDIARALDYLHSRADPTIIHRDVKSSNILLVDDDHAKLADFGLCKLGYDRPDSETSTTPSTSPTSIKGSFGYIDINYLNTGLATPKIDVYSYGVLLLELITGLKSIQGSVTLAEWTEEWRKSDDVEVWANLLDPKLNGNANLEQLSVLIHVANLALLENSEGRPEMGQIVDRIRSCMEPQPNPHLLSV, from the exons CCATATCCCTAGTAATCCTTGTAATCACAGCCTTGAGGAGATATTTCATGCACCTTGATCATAAGAAAACAAGTGATGATGGTGATCATCGCTGCAGCACTGCTGTCCAAGTTACAGGAAGAGTAGTAGAGCAAGAAGCAGTGGTTACCAAGTGGTGCCCTGGTTTCATACGGACTTACGCACTCGAGGAGTTGAAGATGGCAACAAGGGATTTTCGAATTCGGATAGGGGTTGGAGCTACTTCTTTTGTTTATCTTGCAGATCTTGGGGATGGACGATTCGGGGCGGTGAAGAGAGTGATGGAGGATAGAGGTGGGAGCAAGAAGATATTCTTGGATGAAGTCTCAGTCTTGTTACGGATTTCTCATCCAAATTTAGCCAGGTTGATGGGTTTCTGCTTGGAAAAAG GAGAACAACTTCTTCTACTAGAGTATGTCCCAAACAAGACTCTCTTTGACAGGATCCATACTTACCATGGCCAATCCTCGGGTATTCTTTCATGGTCTAGCCGCTTACGCATTGCACTTGACATTGCTCGAGCGCTCGATTACCTCCACTCGCGAGCTGATCCAACCATCATTCACAGGGATGTCAAGTCCTCTAACATCCTCTTAGTTGACGATGATCACGCCAAGTTAGCTGACTTTGGGCTATGCAAGTTAGGCTATGACAGACCAGACTCAGAAACTAGCACCACTCCTAGTACTTCTCCAACTAGCATCAAGGGCTCTTTTGGTTACATTGACATCAACTACCTCAATACAGGCCTTGCAACACCCAAGATTGATGTTTATAGCTACGGGGTGCTACTACTTGAGCTCATCACAGGCCTCAAATCAATACAAGGTTCTGTGACGCTTGCTGAATGGACCGAGGAGTGGAGGAAGAGTGATGATGTAGAAGTTTGGGCTAATCTACTGGATCCAAAACTTAACGGGAATGCGAATTTGGAGCAGTTAAGTGTATTGATCCATGTAGCCAATTTGGCTCTACTAGAGAATTCCGAAGGGAGACCAGAAATGGGGCAGATTGTCGATAGAATTCGAAGTTGTATGGAACCTCAACCCAATCCCCACTTGTTGTCAGTATAA
- the LOC133699345 gene encoding (+)-neomenthol dehydrogenase-like — MAVVTGANKGIGLEICRQLASKGVLVILTARDEERGLEAVKSLQVSGFSDVVFHQLDVMDELSIASFANFIRNQFGRLDILVNNAGITGTEIKEDDWKKLRFGVEDNDGNGILNLEKKIQVYMFSISNVLLYWIIDQIIGVNAASQRKLMKQTYEMSISCLRTNYYGIKHLTEALIPILERSNSARIVNVSSSFGKLKFFPNEKTKKMLGDVDGLTEEKVEELVEEFLEDFKNDVVETKRWPTLFSAYTVSKAAQNAYTRILAKKYPKIAINAVCPGFTCTDLNYNNGSVTTEEGARGPVMLALMPDHQRPSGCFFFQTEMSTFE, encoded by the exons ATGGCAGTTGTTACGGGTGCAAATAAAGGGATTGGTTTAGAGATTTGCAGGCAGTTGGCATCTAAAGGGGTCCTGGTGATTTTAACGGCTAGAGATGAGGAGAGGGGTCTGGAAGCTGTTAAAAGCCTCCAAGTTTCAGGTTTTTCTGACGTAGTTTTTCATCAACTTGATGTAATGGACGAACTCAGCATTGCTTCCTTCGCCAATTTCATCAGAAACCAATTCGGAAGGCTTGATATATTG GTGAACAATGCAGGCATTACTGGAACAGAAATTAAAGAAGATGACTGGAAGAAGTTAAGATTTGGTGTTGAAGAT AATGATGGTAATGGAATTCtgaacttggaaaaaaaaatacaagtatatATGTTTTCAATCTCTAACGTTTTGCTATATTGGATTATTGATCAGATTATAGGTGTAAATGCTGCATCACAAAGAAAACTTATGAAGCAAACTTATGAAATGTCAATTAGTTGCCTGAGAACAAATTATTATGGAATCAAGCACCTAACTGAAGCATTAATTCCTATCCTTGAACGATCCAATTCTGCAAGAATAGTCAATGTCTCCTCCTCCTTTGGGAAGCTAAAG TTTTTTCCtaatgaaaaaaccaaaaagatgcTAGGTGATGTTGATGGCCTCACAGAAGAAAAAGTTGAGGAGCTGGTGGAAGAGTTCCTGGAGGATTTTAAGAATGATGTAGTGGAAACCAAACGTTGGCCTACCCTTTTTTCAGCTTATACTGTGTCCAAGGCTGCTCAAAATGCCTACACAAGGATTTTGGCAAAGAAGTATCCCAAAATCGCAATCAATGCAGTTTGTCCTGGTTTTACTTGCACGGACTTAAATTATAACAATGGAAGCGTAACTACTGAAGAAGGTGCACGAGGTCCTGTTATGCTGGCTCTGATGCCTGATCATCAGCGCCCTTCTGGCTGCTTCTTTTTTCAGACAGAAATGTCGACTTTTGAATGA
- the LOC133698266 gene encoding (+)-neomenthol dehydrogenase-like, translating to MAEVIPTKRIAVVTGANKGIGLEICRQLASKGVLVVLTARDEERGLEAVKSLKVSGFSDVVFHQLDVVDDLSIASFANFIRNQFGRLDILVNNAGVLGSGVKAEDRKNFSYSVEDITGPNAVSQKKFVNQTYEITVSCLRTNYYGTKHLTEALIPILEQSSSARIVNVSSTLGKLKFIPNEKAKKELGDVDGLTEEKVEKLVEDFLEDVKNDLVETKHWPPLFSAYIVSKAALNAYTRMLAKKYPKIATNAVCPGYTSTDINDSTGIFTVEEAARGPVMLALMPDHQRPSGCFFFQTEMSTF from the exons ATGGCAGAAGTAATTCCAACCAAAAG GATTGCAGTCGTTACGGGTGCAAATAAAGGGATTGGTTTAGAGATTTGCAGGCAGTTGGCATCTAAAGGGGTTTTGGTGGTTTTAACAGCTAGAGATGAGGAGAGGGGTCTTGAAGCTGTCAAGAGCCTCAAAGTTTCAGGTTTTTCTGATGTAGTTTTTCATCAACTTGATGTGGTGGACGATCTCAGCATTGCTTCCTTCGCCAATTTCATCAGAAACCAATTCGGAAGGCTTGATATATTA GTGAACAATGCAGGCGTTCTTGGAAGCGGAGTTAAAGCAGAAGACAGGAAGAACTTTAGTTACAGTGTTGAAGAT ATTACCGGTCCAAATGCtgtatcacaaaaaaaatttgtgaacCAAACTTATGAAATAACGGTCAGTTGCCTAAGAACTAATTATTACGGAACCAAGCACCTAACTGAAGCGTTAATtcctatccttgagcaatccagTTCTGCAAGAATAGTCAATGTCTCCTCCACCCTGGGGAAGCTTAAG TTTATTCCTAATGAAAAAGCCAAAAAGGAGCTAGGTGATGTTGATGGCCTTACAGAAGAAAAGGTTGAGAAGCTGGTGGAAGATTTCCTGGAGGATGTGAAGAATGATTTAGTGGAAACCAAACATTGGCCTCCCCTTTTTTCAGCTTATATAGTGTCCAAGGCTGCTCTTAATGCCTACACAAGGATGTTGGCAAAGAAGTACCCCAAAATCGCAACCAACGCAGTCTGTCCAGGTTATACTAGCACAGACATCAATGATAGCACTGGGATTTTCACTGTTGAAGAAGCTGCACGAGGTCCTGTTATGTTGGCTTTGATGCCTGATCATCAGCGCCCTTCTGGCTGCTTCTTTTTTCAGACAGAAATGTCAACTTTTTGA